GAGGGGGATTTTGAGGAAATTTCAGAGGTCGACAGTAAGCTGGTTAAGCTTGCAAAGGTGTTGCAGGGTAAAGTTGTAACTAATGATTTTAACCTGAATAAAGTATGCGAACTTCAAGGTGTATCTGTGCTGAACATTAATGATTTGGCGAATGCAGTGAAGCCTGTCGTACTGCCCGGTGAGGAGATTATGGTGCAGATTATCAAAGATGGCAAGGAGCATGGGCAAGGTGTCGCTTATCTGGATGATGGTACGATGATTGTTGTGGAGGGTGGACGTGACTATATTGGATCTCTCATGGAAGTACTGGTCACGAGCGTACTTCAGACCTCTGCGGGCCGTATGATCTTTGCTAAACCGAAATTATTGGAAAAAGCTCAATAAACGAGGTATGATGAAGTAGATGTGTTATCATACGGATCGTCCAAGTGCGATCAGGGCAGGAGTTATTTGAATGAACAATCAGGTAGGAGTCGTGATTGTGGCGGCCGGGCGCGGCTCCCGTATGGGAACGCAGGAGAGCAAGCAATTTCTGCTTTTGCGAGACAAGCCCATCTTCATACATACACTTGAAATATTCGCAGCAATGCCTGAAGTGGATGAAATGGTGATGGTTACTGGAGCTGGAGATGTGGAACGCTGCAGAGACTGGATTCATCAATACAAGATTGGTAAAAATGTACGGGTGGTGGCTGGTGGCAGTGAACGCCAGCATTCGGTTTATCGCGGTTTGCGCCACTTGCGAACAGATTGGGTGATGGTGCATGATGGTGTGCGGCCATTGATTCAACCTGAGCTTGTACGTTCATGCCTGGAGGCTGCTCAGCGTACTGGTGCTTCTGTAGCGGCAGTACCTGTAAAGGATACGATCAAGCAAGTGAACGGGGATGGTATCATTACAGCAACGCCGGATCGCCGAAGTCTGTGGAGTATTCAAACGCCACAGACTTTTCGTCTTTCCGACCTGCTGCGGGCCTATGAGGAAGCGGAGCAGTCAGGATTTTTGGGGACAGATGATTCCATGCTGGTGGAGCGAATAGGCATTCCAGTTGCTGTCGTTCAGGGCAACTACAAGAATATCAAAATTACTACGCCTGAGGATTTGGAGATGGCGGCGTTATGGGTAAAGACAGAGGGAGAGGATATCAAATGATTAGAGTGGGGCAAGGATTTGACGTCCACCAGCTGGTGGAAGGAAGGCCATGCATCATCGGAGGCGTAAATATTCCGTATGAAAAAGGTTTACTGGGTCATTCCGATGCAGACGTGCTGCTGCATGCCATTAGCGATGCTATCCTGGGTGCGCTTGGCTTGGGAGACATCGGAAAGCATTTTCCAGATAATGACCCTGAATTTAAGGACGCGGATAGTCTTAAGCTACTGGAGCATGTGTGGGGGCTGGCTAAAGAGCGGGGATACCGATTGGGGAACATCGATTCTACAATTATTGCGCAGAAGCCCAAGATGGCATCGTACATCCCGCAGATGAATGAAATCATCGCCCGGGTGCTGGAAGCAGAGGAGTCATCCCAGGTAAATGTCAAGGCGACGACGACGGAGCAACTCGGGTTTACCGGGCGAAGCGAGGGAATCGCGGCTCAGTCGGTTGTCTGTCTAATCAAGTAAATGCTATCATCTTGAGTAATTCTATTTGGAGGAGATTATATGAGCACGGAAGTTCGTGTACGCTATGCACCAAGTCCAACAGGACATCTGCATATTGGAAATGCCAGAACGGCATTATTTAATTATTTGTTTGCCCGCAATCAAGGCGGGAAATTTATTATTCGCATTGAAGATACAGATGTGAAGCGCAATATTGAGGGCGGAGAAGAAAGCCAGCTTAAATATTTGAAATGGTTGGGTATGGACTGGGATGAAAGTATAGACGTGGGCGGCGAGTTCGGACCTTATCGCCAGACCGAGCGCTTGGACATCTACAAAACATACTGGCAGGACTTGCTGGATCGCGGTTTGGCATACCGCTGTTATTGCACGGAAGAAGAACTTGAACGCGAGCGTGAAGAACAGATGGAACGTGGGGAGACACCGCGTTACTCAGGAAAACACCGTGATTTAACAGAAGAACAGTGTCAGGCATTTGAAGCAGAGGGCCGTGTACCGAGTATTCGATTTCGCGTACCAGAAGATCGTGAATATACGTTTGATGATATTGTTAAAGGTCAAATTACGTTCAATTCCAAAGAAAGCGGCGATTTTGTTATCGTCAAAAAAGACGGTATTCCGACATATAACTTCGCTGTAGCGGTTGACGACTATTTGATGAAAATATCGCATGTACTACGGGGTGAGGATCATGTATCCAATACACCGCGGCAGTTGATGATTTTTGAAGCTCTCGGCTGGGAGCCTCCACGCTTTGGTCATATGACGCTGATCGTAGGCGAGGATCACAAAAAGCTCAGCAAACGAAATGAATCCATTATTCAGTTCATGGAGCAGTACGATAAGCTGGGCTATCTGCCGGAAGCTATATTCAACTTTATTGCATTGTTGGGCTGGTCTCCGGAAGGCGAGGAAGAGATCTATGATCGGGAACAATTAATCTCGATTTTCGATCCTAATCGTTTGTCCAAAAGCCCAGCTGTATTTGATACAAACAAGCTTGCTTATTTGAATAATCATTATATTAAAAAAGCTGATCCTGAACGGATTGCCAGCATGGCAATTCCACATTTGCAGGCAGCAGGACTGTTGCCGAATGATTTATCGGCTGAACAACAGGATTGGGCTAAAGCTCTTGTCCGCTTATACCAAGAACAAATGACTTCAGCGTCTGATATTGTGGCGTTGTCTGAGTTGTTTTTCCGTTCACATCTGGAGTTGGATGCTGATGCGGCGGCTGTTCTGGCTGAAGAACAGGTTCCTGATGTACTTAGAGCCTTTGCAGCTAAGGTTGAAACGAGCGAGGAATTTACAGCTCCACAAATGGCCAAGCTGATCAAAGAAGTCCAAAAGGAAACTGGTTTTAAGGGGAAACAGCTGTTCATGCCGATTCGTGTGGCCCTTACAGGTCAAACTCATGGACGGGATCTGAACGAGACCATCTATCTACTTGGACGTGACAAGGTATTGGACCGTCTTAAGGCACAAATTAAAGGCTGATATTTCTTGTCAATTTGTTGTCTTTTCGCTATAATGACTCCATTGATATGGATTGATACTTACGTGTAAAGGCTGCGAACAGGAGAAGTACACTGCATAAGGGCATCTGCCAGAGAGGACGGTCGAGGGGAAACCCCAGGCTGAGAACCGTCTAGATGACCTGCGGAGGAAATGCGCCTGGGAGCCGTGCGCCCGAACCCTCGTTAGCCTACAATGCTAATGTGGCAAGGGCTTGCCGATTCGTTCCCGTTACAGGACGCCAAAGACGGACTTTTCTGCTTTTTTTGTAGCAGATATGTTCGAAGCAGAGTGGGACCACGTATATGCGTCTCTGCAGCCTAGGCTGCGGAGACGCTTTTTCATTTTTATCAGATTCAGACTCGCTGTAGACTGAAAATTGTCGAAGAATGCTGGTGACTACGAAAATTGGCGAAATGTGAAGTGTGATGCGGCAAGGATATGGAGGGAATAGGAGGGCGACATGTTCAGGCATTTCAAATCCGATATTCAAACTGTTTTGGATAATGATCCGGCCGCCCGGAGTAAGCTGGAAGTCATTTTTACGTATTCTGGCGTTCATGCCCTTTGGGCACACCGAATCGCACATTGGTTTTATTTGCGAAAGTGGTGTACTCTAGCCCGTGTTATATCCCAGGTATCGAGGTTTATGACAGGAA
This window of the Paenibacillus polymyxa genome carries:
- the ispD gene encoding 2-C-methyl-D-erythritol 4-phosphate cytidylyltransferase, which encodes MNNQVGVVIVAAGRGSRMGTQESKQFLLLRDKPIFIHTLEIFAAMPEVDEMVMVTGAGDVERCRDWIHQYKIGKNVRVVAGGSERQHSVYRGLRHLRTDWVMVHDGVRPLIQPELVRSCLEAAQRTGASVAAVPVKDTIKQVNGDGIITATPDRRSLWSIQTPQTFRLSDLLRAYEEAEQSGFLGTDDSMLVERIGIPVAVVQGNYKNIKITTPEDLEMAALWVKTEGEDIK
- the ispF gene encoding 2-C-methyl-D-erythritol 2,4-cyclodiphosphate synthase yields the protein MIRVGQGFDVHQLVEGRPCIIGGVNIPYEKGLLGHSDADVLLHAISDAILGALGLGDIGKHFPDNDPEFKDADSLKLLEHVWGLAKERGYRLGNIDSTIIAQKPKMASYIPQMNEIIARVLEAEESSQVNVKATTTEQLGFTGRSEGIAAQSVVCLIK
- the gltX gene encoding glutamate--tRNA ligase produces the protein MSTEVRVRYAPSPTGHLHIGNARTALFNYLFARNQGGKFIIRIEDTDVKRNIEGGEESQLKYLKWLGMDWDESIDVGGEFGPYRQTERLDIYKTYWQDLLDRGLAYRCYCTEEELEREREEQMERGETPRYSGKHRDLTEEQCQAFEAEGRVPSIRFRVPEDREYTFDDIVKGQITFNSKESGDFVIVKKDGIPTYNFAVAVDDYLMKISHVLRGEDHVSNTPRQLMIFEALGWEPPRFGHMTLIVGEDHKKLSKRNESIIQFMEQYDKLGYLPEAIFNFIALLGWSPEGEEEIYDREQLISIFDPNRLSKSPAVFDTNKLAYLNNHYIKKADPERIASMAIPHLQAAGLLPNDLSAEQQDWAKALVRLYQEQMTSASDIVALSELFFRSHLELDADAAAVLAEEQVPDVLRAFAAKVETSEEFTAPQMAKLIKEVQKETGFKGKQLFMPIRVALTGQTHGRDLNETIYLLGRDKVLDRLKAQIKG